In Pan paniscus chromosome 13, NHGRI_mPanPan1-v2.0_pri, whole genome shotgun sequence, one DNA window encodes the following:
- the GCG gene encoding pro-glucagon: MQMSKVSGRGKSFVTKTHYLQMRNLYCQRNICEAKQSWRIYKSSTAWCRSAELRTQSTSKVPKEGLLSLHLLCSTAHYQKTAEMKSIYFVAGLFVMLVQGSWQRSLQDTEEKSRSFSASQAVPLSDPDQMNEDKRHSQGTFTSDYSKYLDSRRAQDFVQWLMNTKRNRNNIAKRHDEFERHAEGTFTSDVSSYLEGQAAKEFIAWLVKGRGRRDFPEEVAIVEELGRRHADGSFSDEMNTILDNLAARDFINWLIQTKITDRK; encoded by the exons ATGCAGATGAGCAAAGTGAGTGGGAGAGGGAAGTCATTTGTAACAAAAACTCattatttacagatgagaaatttaTATTGTCAGCGTAATATCTGTGAGGCTAAACAGAGCTGGAGAATATATAAAAGCAGTACGGCTTGGTGCAGAAGTGCAGAGCTTAGGACACAGAGCACATCAAAAGTTCCCAAAGAGGGCTTGCTCTCTCTTCACCTGCTCTGTTCTACAGCACACTACCAGAAG ACAGCAGAAATGAAAAGCATTTACTTTGTGGCTGGATTGTTTGTAATGCTGGTACAAGGCAGCTGGCAACGTTCCCTTCAAGACACAGAGGAGAAATCCAG ATCATTCTCAGCTTCCCAGGCAGTCCCACTCAGTGATCCTGATCAGATGAATGAGGACAAGCGCCATTCACAGGGCACATTCACCAGTGACTACAGCAAGTATCTGGACTCCAGGCGTGCCCAAGATTTTGTGCAGTGGTTGATGAATACCAAGAGGAACAG GAATAACATTGCCAAACGTCACGATGAATTTGAGAGACATGCTGAAGGGACCTTTACCAGTGATGTAAGTTCTTATTTGGAAGGCCAAGCTGCCAAGGAATTCATTGCTTGGCTGGTGAAAGGCCGAGGAAGGCGAGA TTTCCCAGAAGAGGTCGCCATTGTTGAAGAACTTGGCCGCAGACATGCTGATGGTTCTTTCTCTGATGAGATGAACACCATTCTTGATAATCTTGCCGCCAGGGACTTTATAAACTGGTTGATTCAGACCAAAATCACTGACAG GAAATAA